One Ignavibacteria bacterium DNA segment encodes these proteins:
- a CDS encoding glycosyltransferase family 9 protein, translating into MNRKLLYRKLDRILGIPILMVLALLFKRRKSFPAYDVNKILVVKFAAIGDSIMLIPMLRTLRRAYPKAEITFLCSEINESIIRKVPYVDRVLVENVHSYLKNPLKFLRMIFSLRKNKYSIIIDTEQWSRISAIIIALLRYQFSIGFKTPGQYKHIMFNRVINHSREKHELDTFIDLLTPLFVLVYQSDYVLEYFLTEKNEDTASEFFREKDLNGRTVITLHPGCGGLGAPREWDIQSYVALGKRLVDYNNEIVLLITGAPNEKHKCNELESGLRKIYGNTNKIINIAGMFSLDDVVALIKRVTLIVCSNTGILHLASCMGTKTMGLHGPTNPAKWGAYSKNTVLIQSDKYCSPCLYLGHDYGCKAPTCMSHISVDDVFIHIRKALNPELFPDELKVLD; encoded by the coding sequence ATGAATCGTAAGCTTCTTTATCGTAAATTAGACAGGATTCTCGGCATACCAATTCTCATGGTTCTTGCCCTGTTGTTTAAAAGAAGAAAATCATTCCCTGCTTACGATGTAAACAAAATTCTCGTTGTCAAATTTGCTGCAATAGGTGACAGTATTATGCTGATTCCAATGCTCAGGACCCTCCGCAGAGCATACCCGAAAGCGGAAATCACATTTCTTTGTTCGGAAATAAATGAATCTATTATTCGTAAAGTTCCTTATGTCGATAGAGTCCTCGTTGAGAATGTTCACAGCTATCTGAAAAATCCATTGAAGTTTCTCCGTATGATATTTTCTTTAAGAAAAAACAAGTACTCTATCATTATCGATACTGAACAATGGTCACGGATAAGCGCGATTATTATCGCATTACTTCGTTATCAGTTTTCTATTGGTTTTAAAACTCCCGGGCAGTATAAGCATATTATGTTTAACCGCGTTATTAATCATTCACGTGAAAAACATGAGCTCGATACTTTTATAGATTTGTTGACACCGCTGTTTGTTCTGGTATATCAAAGCGACTATGTCCTTGAGTATTTTCTCACTGAAAAGAATGAAGACACTGCATCTGAATTCTTCAGAGAAAAAGATTTAAATGGAAGGACCGTTATTACCCTCCATCCCGGTTGCGGGGGGTTAGGAGCCCCGAGAGAATGGGATATCCAGAGCTATGTTGCACTTGGAAAAAGGTTGGTTGATTACAATAATGAGATTGTATTACTCATTACAGGTGCACCCAATGAAAAACATAAATGCAATGAACTGGAAAGCGGGCTTAGAAAGATATACGGTAACACAAATAAAATAATAAACATTGCAGGAATGTTTTCTCTCGATGATGTTGTCGCATTGATTAAAAGAGTTACGCTTATCGTTTGCAGCAATACCGGTATTCTTCATTTGGCATCTTGCATGGGTACTAAAACTATGGGCTTGCACGGTCCCACAAATCCAGCCAAATGGGGAGCTTACAGCAAGAATACAGTATTAATTCAGAGTGATAAATACTGCAGTCCATGTCTTTATCTTGGTCATGATTACGGTTGCAAAGCTCCTACTTGCATGAGCCATATTTCAGTCGATGATGTATTTATTCATATCAGAAAGGCTTTGAATCCCGAACTTTTCCCCGACGAACTGAAAGTTCTTGATTGA
- the gatE gene encoding Glu-tRNA(Gln) amidotransferase subunit GatE — MIDFVFKPFDKMTDEDYKLVGFKSGLEIHQQLLTEKKLFCRCPAGKYNHKFDAEILRHMRPTLSELGEYDGTALMEFKTKKDIIYHINRETVCTYEMDDTPPFEINEQALDIALEIALLYKSATTDEIHIARKQYLDGSIPTGFQRTAIISIGGRIPYKDREINIIQLSIEEDSCREVSDHEHRRVYIADRLGMPLIETVTAPDMKTPLEVAEVGKILSNIVKSTGKVRTGAGAAREDVNVSVTGGTRIEIKGVPSLKRIPLLTYNEAMRQWNLLRLKEELQNRNITPETFTSKHDNITRILRKTKYLPISNALNEEMIIGSVILRGFKGLLNWQTQTETYFSKEISDRVRVVACLTSLPNIIHSDSTSETISIAEWQKVKKAVGAVENDTVVIVWGNGMDVDTAMKEIAIRAKEATVGIPSETRQALKDGTTGFERILPGPERMYPDTDLPPKRILPERIKSIESKLPGFFCDRIKLYNELGVPVDLIEPLAISKFANLFEEVVNKWKLNPKLAAVVLIQYPKRLKKMGLKFEDFDPKLLKDILKAYKDGLLAKEGILKVMHDSVKSGLFEAQNLPSKIKAKEANTIIKSCETELKRKKLYNNDKRDFVLKGLVMNIVRGRIDGKEVTDLIPKSRKDDK, encoded by the coding sequence ATGATAGATTTTGTATTTAAACCATTTGATAAAATGACTGATGAGGATTATAAGCTTGTCGGTTTTAAATCTGGTCTTGAAATTCATCAACAGCTTCTTACTGAGAAAAAGCTTTTCTGCAGATGTCCTGCTGGAAAGTACAATCATAAGTTCGATGCTGAAATATTAAGGCACATGCGTCCAACACTTTCCGAACTTGGTGAATACGACGGAACCGCATTGATGGAATTTAAGACAAAGAAAGATATTATTTATCATATCAACAGAGAAACAGTATGTACTTATGAAATGGACGATACACCTCCATTTGAAATAAATGAGCAGGCTTTAGATATTGCCCTTGAAATTGCTTTACTCTACAAAAGCGCAACTACTGACGAAATTCACATTGCAAGAAAACAATATCTTGACGGCAGTATCCCGACGGGCTTTCAAAGGACAGCTATTATCAGTATTGGAGGGCGAATCCCGTATAAAGACAGAGAAATAAATATAATTCAACTATCTATTGAGGAAGATTCCTGCAGGGAAGTAAGCGACCACGAACATAGAAGAGTATATATAGCTGACAGGCTCGGAATGCCACTAATTGAGACAGTTACTGCACCTGACATGAAAACTCCGTTAGAGGTAGCTGAAGTAGGCAAGATTCTAAGCAATATAGTAAAGAGTACGGGGAAAGTAAGAACCGGAGCTGGTGCAGCAAGGGAAGATGTTAATGTATCCGTAACAGGTGGTACACGAATCGAAATAAAAGGTGTTCCGAGTCTAAAAAGAATTCCGTTGCTTACGTATAATGAAGCTATGCGACAATGGAACTTACTCAGATTGAAAGAAGAATTACAAAATAGAAACATTACACCGGAAACCTTCACCTCAAAACATGATAACATCACAAGAATCTTAAGAAAAACAAAATACCTTCCGATTTCAAATGCACTCAACGAGGAAATGATAATTGGTTCAGTTATCCTTCGTGGGTTTAAAGGATTGCTGAATTGGCAGACACAGACCGAAACTTATTTCTCAAAAGAAATATCCGATAGAGTAAGGGTAGTGGCTTGCCTCACTTCTCTTCCTAATATAATACATTCAGACAGCACTTCCGAAACAATATCAATTGCAGAATGGCAGAAAGTTAAGAAAGCAGTAGGTGCGGTTGAGAATGACACTGTAGTTATAGTTTGGGGAAATGGAATGGATGTTGACACTGCCATGAAAGAAATAGCCATTCGGGCAAAAGAAGCCACTGTAGGTATTCCTTCGGAAACAAGGCAGGCATTGAAAGACGGAACGACAGGCTTTGAACGAATTTTGCCCGGACCGGAAAGGATGTATCCTGATACTGATTTACCGCCCAAGAGAATTTTGCCCGAAAGAATAAAATCAATAGAATCAAAACTGCCCGGTTTTTTCTGTGATAGAATTAAATTGTATAATGAACTTGGTGTTCCTGTTGATTTAATCGAACCGCTTGCAATTTCGAAATTTGCAAACCTGTTCGAAGAAGTTGTTAATAAATGGAAATTAAACCCAAAATTAGCAGCAGTAGTATTAATTCAGTATCCCAAGAGATTGAAGAAAATGGGACTTAAGTTTGAGGACTTTGATCCAAAATTGCTAAAAGATATTTTAAAAGCTTACAAGGACGGGTTATTAGCTAAAGAGGGAATTCTTAAAGTAATGCACGATTCGGTAAAATCAGGTCTTTTTGAAGCACAGAATCTGCCCTCTAAAATCAAAGCTAAGGAAGCAAATACTATTATTAAAAGCTGTGAAACAGAATTAAAAAGAAAGAAATTGTACAATAATGATAAGCGCGATTTTGTACTTAAAGGATTGGTGATGAATATAGTCAGAGGCAGAATTGATGGTAAAGAGGTAACTGATTTGATTCCAAAATCAAGAAAGGATGACAAATAA
- a CDS encoding class I SAM-dependent methyltransferase, translating to MKQWYEELFENYAHKYDNEAFTQGTLGECDFIESELGYNKKFRILDIGCGTGRHSIELASRGYTVVGIDLSDSQINRAKEKAAESNLEIDFQKNDARNLPFVDEFDAAIMICEGGFSLMETDEMNYSILQNAARSLKKDGKLIFTALNALFPLFHSVKDFIESQAKEGNSTCTSFSFDLLTFRDNDTTTFEDDSGNKKELICNERYYVPSEITWLLKSLEFRTIDIFGSKLGKFSRNDKLTTEDFEMLVIAQK from the coding sequence ATGAAACAGTGGTACGAAGAATTATTCGAGAATTACGCTCACAAGTATGATAATGAAGCTTTTACACAAGGCACACTCGGTGAATGTGATTTTATAGAATCTGAATTAGGATACAATAAGAAATTCAGAATACTTGATATAGGCTGTGGTACGGGTAGACATTCAATAGAGCTCGCGAGTAGAGGATATACTGTAGTGGGGATTGATTTGTCGGATTCTCAAATTAATCGTGCTAAGGAAAAAGCGGCTGAATCGAATCTTGAAATAGACTTCCAAAAGAATGACGCAAGGAACTTGCCGTTCGTTGACGAATTTGACGCCGCTATTATGATTTGCGAAGGCGGATTTTCGTTGATGGAAACAGACGAGATGAATTACAGCATTTTGCAGAATGCAGCACGTTCTCTAAAGAAAGACGGTAAATTAATTTTTACTGCATTGAACGCTTTATTTCCTCTCTTTCATTCGGTGAAAGATTTTATTGAATCACAAGCAAAGGAAGGAAACTCAACATGCACCAGCTTCTCCTTTGATTTATTGACTTTCAGGGATAATGATACAACAACATTCGAGGATGATTCGGGGAACAAAAAGGAGTTGATCTGCAATGAGCGTTATTATGTGCCCTCTGAAATTACATGGCTTCTCAAATCGCTTGAGTTTAGAACAATAGATATATTCGGTTCAAAGCTGGGTAAATTCAGCAGAAATGATAAATTAACAACCGAAGATTTCGAGATGCTGGTTATAGCACAAAAATAG
- a CDS encoding ZIP family metal transporter — MKFEYLLEYNPVLLALLATLFTWGVTALGSAMVFFFKSINKKVLNSMLGFAAGVMIAASIWSLLMPSIEMAEANGSIAWVPAFVGFLCGGAFLYLVDRILPHLHMGLSTEKAEGIKTSWQRSVLLILAITLHNIPEGLAVGVAFGAIAINADPSVAAGAVALAIGIGLQNFPEGAAVSIPLRREGFSRTKAFYYGQLSGIVEPIAGVIGAYLVLAITPLLPYALSFAAGAMIFVVVEELIPESQTGNETDLSTIGAMMGFATMMLLDVALG; from the coding sequence ATGAAGTTTGAGTATTTACTTGAGTACAATCCGGTATTATTAGCACTCCTAGCGACACTTTTTACATGGGGAGTTACGGCTCTCGGCTCAGCGATGGTATTTTTCTTTAAATCAATAAATAAGAAAGTATTAAATTCCATGCTTGGATTTGCTGCGGGAGTAATGATAGCCGCAAGTATCTGGTCACTGCTAATGCCTTCGATTGAAATGGCTGAGGCAAACGGCTCAATCGCATGGGTTCCGGCATTTGTTGGATTTTTATGCGGAGGTGCATTTTTATACTTAGTTGACAGAATATTGCCGCATCTGCATATGGGACTATCAACAGAAAAAGCAGAAGGTATAAAGACATCCTGGCAACGAAGTGTGCTTTTAATACTTGCTATCACACTGCATAATATTCCTGAAGGTCTCGCGGTCGGTGTAGCATTTGGAGCAATTGCCATAAATGCCGACCCAAGTGTTGCTGCGGGAGCAGTTGCGTTAGCGATAGGTATCGGATTACAGAATTTTCCTGAGGGTGCTGCTGTATCTATTCCACTAAGACGCGAAGGATTTTCAAGGACAAAAGCATTTTATTACGGTCAATTATCGGGAATTGTTGAACCGATTGCAGGTGTAATAGGTGCGTATTTAGTACTGGCAATTACACCACTTCTTCCGTATGCACTATCATTCGCTGCGGGTGCGATGATTTTTGTTGTGGTGGAGGAATTAATACCCGAATCACAAACAGGAAATGAAACGGATTTATCAACCATTGGAGCGATGATGGGATTTGCAACAATGATGCTACTTGATGTTGCATTAGGATAA
- the gatD gene encoding Glu-tRNA(Gln) amidotransferase subunit GatD — protein MADDMYKGYKGKALKVLKKFEALVWCDVVIATPRADFVGIILPRSETADDLHIVLKLRSGYNVGILANSVKNIKVEGRKEAIYKIPEKEFPFDPAKPNVKLLGTGGTIASRLDYRTGAVIPAFTPGELYGSVPELADICNLNTEKLYGVFSENMGPEQWIGTAKAIGAEIKKGIHGIVIGHGTDTMHHTAAALSFMVQNSPVPIVMVGSQRSSDRPSSDAALNLMHSVKTAAESDIAEVLVCMFGPTSDEYGLLHRGTRVRKMHSSYRSTFRTIGDIPVAMVSRTEIKPLRQDYKRRRDDKDVVINTAFEERVGIVYYYPNMKRDIIDSLIDNDYRGIIIAGTGLGHVNKPLYPALKRAKEKNIAVYMTVQTLWGYVQMYVYDTGRDMMELGVVPTANMLPEVAYVKLGWALGQSENLDEIKKIMLTPINGEITEREPSNGYLIYQGGIPEVEEFISEHRK, from the coding sequence ATGGCAGATGACATGTACAAAGGATATAAGGGTAAAGCCTTAAAAGTCTTAAAGAAGTTCGAGGCACTTGTTTGGTGTGATGTTGTTATTGCTACTCCCAGAGCCGATTTCGTTGGTATTATATTACCGCGATCCGAAACCGCCGATGACCTTCATATAGTTTTAAAATTACGCTCTGGTTATAACGTTGGTATACTTGCTAATAGTGTCAAAAACATAAAAGTTGAAGGGCGTAAAGAAGCAATTTATAAAATACCCGAAAAAGAATTTCCTTTTGACCCGGCAAAACCAAACGTCAAGCTTTTGGGAACAGGCGGAACTATAGCCAGTAGGCTCGATTACAGAACAGGCGCTGTTATTCCTGCATTCACACCCGGTGAACTTTACGGTTCAGTACCAGAACTTGCCGATATTTGCAATCTCAATACAGAAAAGCTTTACGGTGTTTTTAGTGAGAACATGGGACCCGAACAGTGGATTGGAACTGCTAAAGCTATAGGTGCTGAAATCAAAAAAGGTATCCATGGGATTGTAATTGGTCATGGAACTGATACTATGCATCACACTGCCGCTGCACTTTCTTTTATGGTTCAGAATTCTCCCGTACCAATTGTTATGGTTGGCTCTCAACGTTCAAGCGACAGACCTTCATCCGATGCAGCTTTGAATCTAATGCACAGCGTTAAGACTGCTGCTGAAAGTGATATTGCCGAGGTCCTTGTATGTATGTTTGGTCCAACATCCGATGAATACGGATTACTTCACAGAGGAACAAGAGTGAGAAAAATGCACTCTTCTTACCGTTCCACGTTCAGAACCATTGGCGACATTCCCGTCGCTATGGTTAGCAGAACTGAAATAAAACCATTAAGACAAGATTACAAAAGAAGACGTGACGATAAAGATGTTGTAATTAACACTGCGTTCGAAGAAAGAGTAGGTATTGTTTATTATTATCCTAACATGAAACGCGATATAATTGATTCGCTAATAGACAATGATTATAGAGGCATTATAATTGCCGGTACAGGTCTTGGGCATGTAAATAAACCCTTATATCCTGCTTTAAAAAGGGCAAAAGAAAAGAACATTGCAGTTTACATGACTGTCCAAACTCTCTGGGGTTATGTTCAGATGTATGTCTATGATACAGGTCGCGACATGATGGAACTTGGAGTAGTTCCTACTGCTAACATGCTTCCTGAAGTTGCTTACGTTAAACTGGGTTGGGCATTAGGTCAGTCTGAAAATCTTGACGAGATAAAGAAAATAATGTTGACACCTATTAACGGTGAAATAACAGAACGCGAACCAAGCAATGGTTATTTAATTTATCAGGGCGGAATACCCGAAGTAGAAGAATTTATATCGGAACACAGGAAATAA
- a CDS encoding NUDIX hydrolase: MELKEWKSKSSKTLFSNPWWEYRLDKCYIPNGREYEYHYVYTGGSVMIVPVMNDGKIILVNQYRYLNKRFSIEFPAGGMKPGQNPEVIAHKELIEETGFDGELQKIGKFNPYNGITSEYCHVYIARNLFKSEKEIKDEQEEFVHLFLEPGKIEEKIISNEIHDGMSMAVWSMTRKNFL; encoded by the coding sequence ATGGAATTAAAAGAGTGGAAGTCTAAATCAAGTAAAACATTATTTAGTAATCCCTGGTGGGAATACCGTTTAGATAAATGTTATATCCCGAATGGACGCGAATATGAATACCATTATGTGTATACCGGCGGTTCTGTAATGATTGTACCGGTTATGAATGACGGTAAAATTATACTCGTCAATCAGTATCGTTATTTAAACAAAAGATTCAGCATCGAATTTCCTGCAGGAGGTATGAAGCCCGGTCAAAATCCCGAAGTGATAGCGCATAAAGAACTAATCGAAGAAACCGGATTCGATGGTGAACTGCAGAAAATTGGGAAATTCAATCCTTATAACGGAATTACAAGTGAATACTGTCATGTTTATATAGCAAGAAATTTATTCAAATCCGAAAAAGAGATTAAAGATGAGCAGGAAGAATTTGTGCATCTTTTCCTCGAACCCGGGAAAATTGAAGAGAAAATTATCTCAAATGAAATTCATGACGGTATGTCGATGGCAGTATGGTCAATGACGAGAAAAAATTTCCTTTAA
- a CDS encoding DUF5655 domain-containing protein, whose product MSNIENAEKTMIDNLLKNSGKSLEQWIDIVKKQNFQKHGEIVRFLKETHSLTHGYANLVAHKSKGSDAGSAENKDELIEKQYKGKEHFKTIYEKLHAEILKFGNDVEVAPKNAYVAFRRKRQFAMLTPATKTRFEIGLNLKGEPVQGKLESAGSNMMCSHRINLSSVKEINKEVINWIRMSYERAG is encoded by the coding sequence ATGAGTAACATAGAAAATGCCGAAAAAACAATGATTGACAATCTGTTAAAAAACTCGGGTAAATCACTCGAACAATGGATTGATATTGTTAAAAAACAGAATTTCCAGAAACACGGGGAGATAGTTAGGTTTCTGAAGGAGACGCATTCTTTAACTCACGGATATGCAAATTTAGTCGCACATAAGTCAAAAGGCTCTGATGCCGGTTCGGCTGAGAATAAGGATGAACTTATTGAGAAGCAATACAAGGGTAAAGAACATTTCAAAACAATTTATGAGAAGCTCCACGCAGAGATTTTAAAGTTCGGAAATGATGTAGAAGTCGCCCCTAAGAATGCATACGTTGCATTTCGCCGGAAAAGACAATTTGCAATGTTAACACCCGCAACAAAGACACGTTTTGAAATCGGACTGAATCTGAAAGGTGAACCGGTACAAGGAAAGCTTGAATCGGCGGGGTCTAACATGATGTGCTCTCATAGAATAAATTTATCATCAGTAAAGGAAATCAACAAAGAAGTTATAAACTGGATTAGAATGTCTTATGAAAGGGCAGGCTGA
- a CDS encoding beta-ketoacyl-ACP synthase III, with protein sequence MSNKGPYNAYISAVGHFFPDKIIPNSYYESFLDTTDEWIKTRTGISERRFTEPDQPTSYMAIRAAKMALEKRGMSAEELDLIIVTTVTPDMMYPATAILVAEAIGAKKAFGFDISAACSGFIFGLSTAIQFIQSGAYKNVLIIGADKMQVLADMSDRNNCILFGDAAAAFLLEPTEDKSIGILDHILHVDGSGKDFLNQPGGGSLNPASHETVDKKMHFVRQDGKVVFKAAVKGMADVSVEIMEKNNLKSEDVAYLVPHQANMRIIQATADRMGVSLDKVMVNIDKYGNTTSATIPSCVSEYYYAGKLKKGDNLILTSFGAGYTWGSVYIKWAI encoded by the coding sequence ATGAGCAACAAAGGACCTTACAATGCTTACATAAGCGCGGTCGGTCATTTTTTCCCCGACAAAATAATCCCTAATTCGTATTATGAAAGTTTTCTTGATACGACTGATGAGTGGATAAAAACAAGAACAGGTATTTCCGAAAGAAGATTTACTGAACCTGACCAGCCTACTTCCTACATGGCAATCAGAGCTGCAAAAATGGCTCTCGAAAAGAGAGGCATGTCTGCGGAAGAACTTGATCTTATCATTGTTACAACTGTTACCCCGGATATGATGTATCCTGCAACTGCAATCTTAGTAGCTGAGGCTATCGGTGCAAAGAAAGCATTCGGTTTTGACATTTCAGCAGCATGTTCCGGGTTTATCTTTGGGCTTTCAACTGCTATTCAGTTTATTCAAAGCGGTGCTTATAAAAATGTACTTATTATAGGTGCCGATAAAATGCAGGTCTTAGCTGATATGTCTGACAGAAACAACTGCATTTTGTTTGGTGACGCTGCGGCAGCGTTTTTACTCGAACCGACGGAAGACAAGTCAATCGGTATCCTCGACCACATCCTTCACGTTGACGGCTCCGGAAAAGATTTTCTTAATCAACCCGGCGGAGGAAGTCTTAATCCTGCTTCACATGAAACAGTAGATAAGAAGATGCATTTCGTCCGACAGGACGGAAAGGTTGTTTTCAAGGCTGCTGTAAAAGGCATGGCTGACGTGTCGGTTGAAATCATGGAAAAGAATAACCTGAAATCTGAGGACGTTGCATATCTCGTTCCTCATCAGGCAAACATGCGAATCATTCAGGCAACAGCGGATAGAATGGGTGTAAGCTTGGATAAAGTTATGGTAAATATTGATAAATACGGTAATACAACATCAGCAACAATTCCTTCTTGTGTTTCTGAGTACTATTACGCAGGTAAATTAAAAAAAGGAGATAATTTAATACTTACTAGCTTTGGTGCCGGTTACACCTGGGGCTCAGTTTACATTAAATGGGCAATATAG
- the ispE gene encoding 4-(cytidine 5'-diphospho)-2-C-methyl-D-erythritol kinase produces the protein MLIKAPAKINIGLRILSKRDDGYHNLETIFYPVKLYDELFVQIRKSDAGTNSIIIRTEKNSVHLNKNNTCFKAVQSFFKAFRIKDNYKLEIKLRKNIPIGGGLGGGSSDAGAVLRFLVKYFNINITAEKEKLIQCALEVGSDVPFFLVQKPCYATGKGEYLQLLNNFILNYDILLVNPNQHVSTKLAYESLGLSNDYVKNQVLNKVTEFNLENIEYFVNDFEKVVFPIYPILEKIKDDLYKRGAVFSSMSGSGAVIYGFFDRSDKDKLNYAVKEYRMSGYFTAIA, from the coding sequence ATGTTAATAAAAGCACCTGCAAAAATAAATATTGGCTTAAGAATTTTAAGCAAGAGAGACGACGGTTACCACAACCTGGAGACTATATTTTATCCCGTAAAACTTTATGATGAGTTGTTTGTTCAAATTCGTAAATCTGATGCAGGTACAAATTCCATAATTATCAGAACTGAAAAAAACTCTGTTCATCTTAATAAGAATAACACCTGCTTTAAAGCGGTGCAGTCATTCTTTAAAGCCTTTCGGATTAAAGACAATTATAAGTTAGAAATTAAACTCAGGAAAAATATACCAATTGGTGGAGGACTTGGCGGCGGGAGCTCGGACGCCGGTGCTGTATTAAGATTTTTGGTGAAATACTTTAATATCAATATTACTGCGGAAAAAGAGAAACTTATACAATGTGCTCTTGAAGTTGGAAGCGATGTTCCTTTTTTCCTTGTACAGAAACCTTGTTACGCTACTGGTAAAGGGGAATATCTGCAGCTACTGAACAACTTTATTTTGAATTATGATATTCTACTCGTTAATCCCAATCAGCATGTATCAACTAAATTGGCTTACGAAAGTCTGGGATTATCGAATGATTACGTTAAAAATCAAGTCTTGAATAAAGTGACTGAATTTAATCTCGAAAACATAGAATATTTTGTCAATGATTTTGAAAAAGTAGTTTTTCCTATATATCCCATTCTCGAAAAAATTAAAGATGACCTGTATAAAAGAGGTGCCGTCTTTTCATCGATGAGCGGTAGTGGTGCTGTTATTTATGGTTTTTTTGATCGAAGTGATAAGGATAAATTAAATTATGCTGTTAAAGAATACAGAATGTCAGGATACTTTACTGCAATTGCTTGA